The stretch of DNA AGTCTGAATGATTCATTCAAACCAGCATAAGAATGATGATTGCAGCATAAAaaccactgcaaaaaaaaaaaaaaaaacagcctcctCGCCTGCTCACCTTGGCATCCAGGTAGAAAAGACAGTGAATAAAATGTATGACACAGAACGGAATATGTCCCATCAATGGTATGGTGGCCTACTTTGCAAGAGCTGAGGTATTCAGCTGGGAAATAAAAGGAGACACACATGTCAAATAACCGGGGCTGCTTTTGGTGGGTGAGAAATGGGAGCAAACGTTTTGAAACGAAGGATGCAACCTAGATAATTCTAATTGTCCTAAAAATGGACACCTGCTTCCCCCCACCGCCACCACGACGCCTTTGGGTTTTCCAGTGGCCGGTAGGTTCACATCATATGGCAGCATTTAGACTGAGATGCACGCTCCTACTAAATATGTTTTGTATGCAAGTGCATTTGAGATAAAGCCGGGCCTACTGTGTCTACAGAACTATGAATCAATGCAGTGCAGAGCAACTTATTCAACAGCAGCTCCCACCTGCCCACACACATGCTATAAAAATAGCTAACCTACTCAGCTAGACTCCTGTATGAGGGGGCAAATCCCTTAGTATCCTTGTCCTCTAGGAAAGACAGGTTTGTGACAGTATAAATACAAATTAATTAATGAGGGGCGACCTGAAAGCTCTTCAAGATGCACTAATGTTATGCAACAATGCAAAGCAATTcaaagctgctgcttttattatCAAGTGACAGTATCTCTCtctatataaatatttttttgtatccAACACCAGCAGTGACAGTTTTGCAGCAACTCATTAGCTTGAGGGCTAATCAATAATGTCAAACTGGCTAGCATGCGTTCGCCTTGTAAACGGTGACATCTTAGCAACTTATCTGGCAAATAAACTGCATTCTGCACAGCAAAACCAACACAATATACACTGGAACAAAAAGAAGACATTATCACATGTTAGCTAGTTCCTACTAATTTAAGCGTCACAAGCCTGGAAACCGATTTTAAAGCCCACAAGCTACAAGACAATTCAGGCAGCTCGAAAAAAATCATGCTTTAACGGCTCCCAAGCTAGCACCCTTAACTGCTAGCATATTTGCTAGCTCTGCCAAGAAGGCCCAAGAGGGTTGGTTGTCCATAAAGCGACAAGAGACATGACATGACAAGACATGTTGATTCTGTTCACTCAGAATCAACATGGTACATACCCAGAAGTAGTAATTTCAGCTCTCTCCTGGAGTCTCGCTTGTCTCGGCGGAGTTGTTTGTCAATTTCTGCATTGATTCGTTTCGACTCCTTCGCCTCTTCGCTCAGGCAGCAAGCCATCATGGACTCCAGAGTCATCCCCTCTGGTTTTGGCAGCCCGGCTTAGACGGGACCTGGCAAACACTCGGTTTCAGCTTCTCCCGAAATCCCCGGTCCTCGCTTCGATCTCaggcaaggaggaggaggaggaggaggaggcggcggcggcgtgTCGGgctggacggatggatggacgggattggggggagggggagggcagACTAGCCAGGGGCCTCGTTGTCAAGTTGTCCCCCCAGCCGAGAACAACTGCGGCTTCACCCGTACGTTCTCGGCAAATCACGGGAGATTCAGGGAACCAGGAGACGATGGGGCCTCCCAGAAGATATCCTCCCTGCACCGCTCTTTTAACACAGCTAATGTTAAAATTACCACAGCTGCCACAGATTAGCCACTTGATACCCGTTTATATCATTAACCCCTTGTGCCACTTGGAGGTCTGTCTTTTCGAACAATTCAATCTTCACAATCCTCCGAAAGTGGTTCAAATCTGCAGTGTCGCGACATCCAAAAACCCGTAACAGCTGATATCTGTTCAGTCGCTCCAACGTGAGCTAGCTGGTTCGGGCTAGGAAAGAAAAACTACAGGTTCCTCGTCAGTCAGACAACCTTAGTGTGATAAGTATTATTGCACTATCCACGCCGCAGTAATGCGCCCGTTTTCCAAGTAACTACATTAGCTAATGTTGGCTAAATCAGACGCTACAGCTGTGAGAGCTGCCCCCGCTAGCCCGCTAGCTCCCTCCGCAGCGCCTCGGCTAATGTTGTGTCAACCCGCAGTGATTGAAACAGCAGGCTGGTTGAAGGAATTTATCCGCCTCAGCTAACGATAAGAAGACAACAGCCCCATCACATCCTGGCTCATTTTACCGATGAAACACAAGGCTAACACAACAGCCTGTAATATACGGGAGAAAATGCCTGCTGCACCGAACCGGCTGGAGATATATTCACAAAACAGATGGCTTTTCGGGTCGCTCGTCGCTGGAACAAGGTGGGCACACGCCAGGATGATGCcaagcgaggaggaggaggatacagTGGTGTTGACTGACAGGCGGCGGAATGCGTGAAGCAGGTCTGTGGCAGACCAATTGAATGAACGAGGCGGGTCTCTGGGTGGGATCTGACTCCCAGCATCAAGTTAGGTCGATGAGATGTAAAACCTGAACGGATAAGGGCTCtctttatgtatgtatatatattcataCTGATACATGCTCAATCAAGCATGCAGGCTACGtgtaaaatattgtttttatggtgcaatatgaaaataattcaaGAAACAGAGGAGCATTTCAATAGGAATCCGTCTCCGTACCAATAATCTCAATAAAAAGCAGTATGAACCAAGCATCACTACAAAATGTATCTGTGTACTGTGTTAGCAGTGACCTCTTGTGGCCAAAGAGTAAAACTGCACCAAACATCTGATCGTTAAAGTCCATGTTGCAAACGAGGATGATTAACATGCTCCACATTTCCAAACTCAACAAAACAATATGTTACATTTTCCACCTTGCCTCAGTCCATCTTAAATGAGCACAGACAATCACAGTGTAATAAACATAAAGGGTAAATGACACGATGAACTCGTACCCTCATAAACCTTTTTATTCTTCATGTGTCAATGTGAAAAAACTCCACACTTCTCCCTCAACACTCAACAAACTTTAAATTAGAGCAGTAGCAATGTGCAAAGTTAGCAATGGCAGTTGCCTGAAGGAGCCCCTCCTGCATCTACCTATCTCTGTACACATGGTAATAAGGTGAGACTGGGAGCACGCTCACCTCAttacctgtataaaatacacctgggagcAAGAAATCTTGCTCATTGATAggagatcaaatacttatttcaattatgaaaatgttaataaattaatttataACTTCAACGTTCAAATAAaccattgaaattatagatGGATTATAGACTATGATGTTATTTTCCCTCTAAGACCGTGATTTTCAGTCAATTATTTTGCTGTTGGAAATAGTCACAGAAGATGTGCCTGACGTCTTCAGCATTACTTTGGTCCATGATATGTGAGAGGAGCTGCTTGTGTCCGGGTTGAGGGCTTTCCGTCTCACACACCTCCACCTGCCACTCAGCTTTAAAGGTGTCCCCATGGGACTCGCACACATTGTGCAGGATGCAGCAAGCCAGGATCATGGTGGGCACCACATCCAGCCCGCAGTCATTCCTTTTGCTTAGGCACTGCCATCGTGCCCTCAACTTCAGAAGCGCCTCCTCAGAGACACGCAGCGCTCTGTTGAGCCGCTGATTGAACAGCCGCTGTGGCTCCGTCAGCGCTGCATGACTTGACCTCCTGCCTGTTTCCTCAGGATAGGCCTTTAACAGCCAGCTCTGGAGTGGGTAGCAGGTCTCCCCCAGCAACACATACCTGGACATGATTGATGGGTTTATTCAGTTACTTTCACAGTCAAATAACCTCTTGATTGATAAGAGGTGATGGCAGATTAAttaacctttattttttacttaattTGTTTTAGTGATACCTCTGTGGTTTTCCCATGAAGGTGGGTGCTGGGACTGGTGATAGTCCACCTTCTGAAGCTGTGACCCACAGTGACGAGTTCTGTAAGATGTCAGTTGGATCTGTGCCTCCTGGGAAACTGGCACACACATCCCAGAAGTGTCCCCGGCCGCTAACAGCCACCTGAGGGAGACAAAGTGGTGAAAATTTGACTGGACAACCAGTAAGGATGTGCAATATCATAAAAGCATTTTTCTACTTGAGACAGCACTGAGAGCCAGCCAGCAGGATTGGCATAGTCGGATGCATTGTTCGTTGGGGTGATAATAGCTGTGTGGAGGGTTGCTATGGCAGCAACACAGTGAGGGAAGccacaggaagaaagaaagacctGAGCCGAATCCTCGAGCTCCTGCTCACTTGGAGGCCGCAAGTaggtggagctgaggagtgCCACGATGGCGTGACACATGTCTCTAACACACCGGCAGACAGTGGACTTCCCCACACCAAAAAGGGTACTGATTGTGCGGTATTCGATGTTTGATGCTAGACGCCACAAAGCCACAGCCACACGTTTTTCCACTGGCAGCGCCAAGCGGAAGCTGGTGTCCTGGCGAGCCAGACGGGGCCGCAGCTTGTCACAGAGGTGGAAGAACGTCTCACGGCTCATGCGGAATTTATCTAGCCAATCAGAGGGCTGAAACTCTGTCATCACCACACGCTCCCACCAGTCAGTGCTTCTGGTGGTGGTCCAGGGGCGTGTGCGGATGCGGGTGTACCTCCAGCTATCATCAtctggggagaaaaaaagagaatatttTGTGTGCATTTCGTAATGGATCTATTGACACTATCTACTTTTAGAACTGTGCTTTTCCTCATTGGTTTCTTTGACTACAACAGTAGCTGCAAAGACCTGAAAAATAGAAGTAACCCTCAAATCCAGTTTAAAGAACAGTCTCTTATTTGCCTTATATAGCAATAAATTGTAGCCTTGTCACTGGGTTACATGGCATGTAAGCTATTCAAATATATCCTTAAATTACTTATACGAAATATAAGAAGCCCTCAAATCCTAAAAATAACGATTTGGTGGCATTCAATCCTTTAACTGTCGAATATCTATGTTAATGTTAATTATAcaacaatatttatttttatatccgTTATCAGGGCTATTTAAACACGATAAAGAGACGGGAACTGACCATGAgcatcctcctctgtctttgaaAGAAGTATTGTCTGTGTCGGATTCGTCTCTGAATCTCATTGCGCCTCTGAACGTTTGCGTCGTTAATGTCTCTCCTGCGCTTCAGCAGCATATAAGTCATGAGGAACATAAAAGACCggagctgctcctcttcctccattcaGATAGATTTAACGGGAAAGCAACACACAGGACATAAAGTTTCAGGAATGACAGTCCACTGTCAGTCAGGATACTCCTCCTGCAACAGCTTCTACTGTAAGCAGATTACTTCCGcctcttcgtcttcttcttcttcttcttcttttgtttttatggcGAAAAACCAGCGTCGAGGTGCCTTACTACCACCACCCGGACTGGAGTGTAGCAGAAATTAAAATATGTTCTTATGCCTCGGTGCTTGTTTTCTACAATTTTACATCCTCTGCTAAATTAATACAGGTGAGTAAATTTAGCAACATTTggattttaatattataattcaTCACCTTATCTAAAACAGATGATTCCGCCTGCCGGTCATTGGCGGTATTGCAACTTCTGTTTACTTCCGCTTTCCACCTGTTTGCATCCCAATCTGAATGATGTTGCCATCTAGTGGCTGCAACCGAGTACTCTTCTTTTCCCCCTTAAAAaatcttctctttcttttctcggGCTGTTTCCAGAAGAATGATGCGAGCATTTTCTGCTTTAAAGttcaaaagaaaataaaaataaatgaagatcCATTTGCACATTTACTTTTCTTCTGCCAGCCATTTTTTATTCCTCTAAATGTTTTCATAAAATTACACCCCTCTgacaaaaaacaggaaaacaataaGTTAAAGTGCAATGACTGATCATATACAGAATAGTGAATTATAAATACATAGTCAATAGATTATTCAGTATAATTTCTTATTAGTGCAACATTCAACAAACAATTTGTTTTACAGTGGAGTTACTGGGTTTAGTTGCCATCTGACAGTCTGTATGTAAGAGGTTACATGGTGAAGAGAAGGTAATTATTAATCAGTCATAATTGTAGGATATTGGTAGTTATTAGGACACAACTTTCACTCGGGCGAtaaacagctctgcagcttcGTTTTCAAACTCCTTTGCGTCCATGTTGCCTCCAGGCCCCTGTGTCTGTCCCCCAACCATGACGTGAGCTAGCTTGTAGGGAGAGATCTTGGCACTGGCCTCCAGGTAGCGGATAGCCTTAACATTAGCCTCCAGACAGGCTTTGTTATTAGCATTGACACAGCAGTTTGCATCACAGCCTTGAGAAGTCTCCAAAGCTTCCTTTAAGGTGCCCAGCACAGCCAGGCCCAGCGCCCGAGAGGCAGGTCCTGCATCTGGGCTGCAAACCTCAGCGTAAAGCCTCTGAGCCTGTCGTATATAGTCTGAGAAAACAGCACAAGTGAGCACACCGTAACGGAAGACATCATAAGGGACGGCCTCATGGTTGTGGCAGTGGAGACAtcggaggagaggagcagaggtggaggcaggGACTCCACCCTCACTGCACAGgcactgaagtgtgtgtgtgtagaggcttccactcactcctcctcctccttcaaccCCCTCAGTGGGGCTGTCAGCAGAGGAGCCATCAGGGCCTTCAGGAGCATCACCTACATTTTCACGAGGCGTTGTGAGGTTCAGGAGGTCATAGGCCACACGGACGTTGTTGCTGAAGGCAGATCTGTGTAAAGATGGAAGAAGATAAGGGTATAGGAATGTGAAAGAAAAGGATTCATACATAGACCTAGTAACAAGGTTGTTAGTTGCTATTCATATAACATATAACGtgcaatatttttctttttctatacTTGAAATTCTGCATATATATACACCATATTTATATTCTTAGGACTGTGCACATctatgtttatattgtaaatatttttctcaATATCTTTTATATTGCTTGGTTTTTGCACTGAATGATGacgctttaatctcattgtacttgtgtatagtgacaataaattTTTctaaattctattctattctataagcAATTATAAGTGTTTAATGTTTATAAGTGTCACAAGTAAAGGACTGAGTAACAGACTGATTAAAAATGTTAGTTAACGGTAAAGATTAGAAGAAAGAAAGTCATCACACCTCTGGGAGTGGTGCGCCAGCCGCAGGTGCCACAGAGCTCTGTTCAGAAGCTGCTGCTCTTGTGCGCCTGCGCACATCGTGCCAccattcagctgctgctcctcctcgcCGCAGCCGCTGCTGCATCCAGCTGTGCCGGTGTCTGTCACGGAGGCGAGGTTGCAGAAGTGGTCGGCCAGGAAGCCGATGGGATCGTCTGACCGGGCTTCTACCATCTTCAGGATGGCGCCGCGAAGCAGCTCTCCCACCCCCGCCTGAGAGAGGAACTCCCTGTCACCATCCGATTTGGTGGCTTTGCCTGCGGGCATCCCCGGAGGAGGGACTGCAGACCGGCGCTTCTCCTTGTCAGCCATTGCTGTTGACGTCCTGTGTCGCAGCAACGGCAGCGGAGGTGACGAAATcgggaaacaggaagtggctcaCTTATCAGTTTTTGCATACTTCAATTATATTAagcataatataatatatttaatgaGCTTCAAACATGAACAATTCTGGAGAAAAATTGAATTTATTCTCACTTTGTGATAATAAGACTTTCACTACAGCACTCGTAATTTTTAaaacatgtatacatatatgtgtTTTTCCAAGTCTGTAACTAGAGCTCCAAAGTTACAGTAGCCAGggtaagtaaaataaaaaatgtattttttaagacATTCCATGTGCCTGCTTGCAATGAAACATTGATGAACATTGAATTTTCTGCTAGGGAAACAAAAATAGATATTTCCCCCAAATAGTTAAGCCCTAATCTGGATGTCAATATAAAATCAGAACAGACAGTGTCACACAGTAACTTAAATAGCCTTTCATGAATAAAGCTGACCATTCAACAAATACAGCAGTTATCAGAGCCATTCTGCAATGAATAATATCACATTTGACTGTAAAACCAGTGCCTATTTCAAGTATACAGTACAACTGTACCCTTTATTTGTACTGAACATGGAAAACActtgaatataaatatataatataacatactTTAACAAAACTCTATGGTTGTGTATAAATCTAGCATCCACCTCGGAGTTCTGTTTTTATAAACATAGCTTGACAAATGAGGGCCTTTGTTCTTTTCAAACAAGAATTATTAAGTTTACTGTTGTTTTGGGTGGCAGTGTTTCATTTGCAGTCATAATGTTCGTGCTGCATCCTCCTCATGTGCATATATGCCATTCGTCAAAGTTATATGGTTTCCATTGGTGAGAGCAACCTTCTTAGGAAAAGCCATGTCACTGCCGACGTGGGGTGTATGTGGAGGCAGGAAGTTTCTCTGCAGCTTGTGCTCCAGCAGCATGTGGTTCTGAGGAGGAAGGCCCAGGCATGCtctgaaaaaaagacaaggaGGGAGACTGCTTTAACTGCATAACACTGAAGGAAGTCTACACATGCATGATAGATACATGCCTGGCTCCTGGATTATGCAACCTTTGTgggattttaaaaaaattaactgATCCACACCTCATGATGTTTTCTATGCTGGCCCTCTGGCGGAAAAAGGCATTGATGACAGGTGTCCCACATGGAACCAGAGGGGCCTTACAGAGAAAGGAGAGCAGTGCTAAGACACTGTGAAAGGACTGGAAGTCCTCCTCCCCTTGGGGCTGAACAGTGATACGCTGACAAAGCTCTGTCAGGATAACCAGGTCCAGGATGATTGGACTGGCTAGCAGAGAGtcctgtgaagaagaaaaacacaatcagTTAGCATGACGGCCCCTTAATGTATGACaaattttaaattgttttgtgTAGAAATGTCCAGAACTGACTCAAGATCACTACAGTCATGTGTGTGACCTGCATATGCCTCCTTGTATTAGTTCTAGGGCTTGTTATGGAGGATTACTACCATGCTCTGGTACTCTCTTCAGCTGCTATTAAGATAAAGACAAAAGCTTCTTAGGCTAAAAAACTGACCTCACAGGTATTGTGAAGTGCAATGGTATTGATCCCTCCCATCATTATCTCAGAGGTGTATTCATCCATGGCACGCTTGCTGTCTCCCACACAAGGGACATACTTGATCACCACCTGGAATAAAacaagtgtgtgagtgtgatcaGGTCTACTCTGTAAACATCCACATGCAGCTCTGTGTCATGCTTGCGTTTGCGGCTCTCACTCACACAGTGGTCAGGTTTCTCTCCAGGCTGGTAAAGTATGGGGTTGGACTGGACCATATCATCCACCACATTGCTCTTGGAGATTTCCTTGGACCGGAACTGTTGCGGAGCTGACAGGTTTTTCCCGTCGTTGTTGCCCAGGTGATTGTAGCTGACTATGGAGGTTGGCTGTTGAGAAGATAAAATAACATGTCCAATGATATGTTTATTAATAACTTAATAACAAGGCTTCttctgatgtatttttaaaaccatgttaaaaatgtttaGCTTGATAGTAGTAATGTCTTGTGGCAGTTAATTTTTCTTCCCTTCACTGTCAACACTCAAATATTGTTGTTTCATTGTAGTATTTGCAGAgataaagtaaaacaaatatttaaaaagcaaCCGTCATAACACATAGTCACAACTATGTGTTATGACTATGTGTTATGGCGGTtgcttttttaatatttgttttactttttctAACCTTGTATTCTGATAGTATGTTAATCAGAAAAGAATTTGTATTTTCCTCAATAACACAAATACAGCCCCCTCTCATCTAACTCTTACTTTGATCCCTGCGCTGACCAGGAAATCCACCAGCACTGACTTGATCTTAGTCTGACCGGACTTGAAGTCATCACCGCCGATGAACACACCTCGCTGCATGGCCAGCTCCACGGCCCCTGGGACGAAGGTGTTCTGTGGGGAGCCATTGATGTAGGCGCAGCCCTCCAGTATACTGGCTACTGCAAACAGGGTGGAGGGAGAAACTTCTGCTCCAGCCTGATGCATGTtgggggaataaaaaaaaaagatatcagCCGTTACTGAGCATGTCATCACATTACACAATGGATTTCTCCTGACACATCATCTCTGTGCCACGATTCTGTCGTCGTCTTCTTAAATTGAGCTATTTGCTGAGGATCATAAGTCTGTGAAATGGGCTATTATCATTACAGGCAAGACAGGAGATAAAAGAAAAACTTGCCCAAGAGGGACAAATCCTAATTTTCTTTCCCTGATCTGATATAAAACAGAATTTCTGACTCATTAAGGCATTTCATTTACAGTTCCACAGTTTGTGTTAGAAGAGCTAATCTTTTCATCCTCTAAGCTTTAATAATCACCAAATGTAAATGGAGGGATTACAGTGGGTCTCCAGCATTAGGAAGAAATTAAAGCTGAGAGGTTGCTTTACAATGAGCCACCAACACAATTTAGGTTGGTTCAAGGACGGTCAAAGACAGTGCCTCTCTTCATTTATTGAGATTTCTACtgaaatttagatttttttaaggcTCTCACCTGGATCGTAGCCAGTAGGCTTTTGGCAGTGTCATTGACCCCTGgtatgacatcacagaagcGCTCTGTGTTTGCAGTCCACAAAACAATGACTTTATCCACACCACTGGACTGGCGGAAGTCCCTTATGTCAGCTCTAATCTGCTCAACCTGGAAGAAAATTTACACTTTAAGTCTAATactgaagaaaaaacagatgaaTTGAAATGTGAGTTGGGGCTTTGTGTTACCTGCTCTGCCATGGTGCCACTGAGGATATTGTCTGCCCGACTTTCTTGGTTTGCAGCAATGAATTCTGGGATATAGATGGATGGTCTAGGTTTCAAGTCGCTCATATAAGGTCGGAGCTGCTCTTGTAATGACCAGTCAAGCACCTGAGCTCTCTCCATAGCACTGGCCAAATCC from Parambassis ranga chromosome 22, fParRan2.1, whole genome shotgun sequence encodes:
- the LOC114427517 gene encoding protein ANTAGONIST OF LIKE HETEROCHROMATIN PROTEIN 1, translating into MTEFQPSDWLDKFRMSRETFFHLCDKLRPRLARQDTSFRLALPVEKRVAVALWRLASNIEYRTISTLFGVGKSTVCRCVRDMCHAIVALLSSTYLRPPSEQELEDSAQVFLSSCGFPHCVAAIATLHTAIITPTNNASDYANPAGWLSVLSQVAVSGRGHFWDVCASFPGGTDPTDILQNSSLWVTASEGGLSPVPAPTFMGKPQRYVLLGETCYPLQSWLLKAYPEETGRRSSHAALTEPQRLFNQRLNRALRVSEEALLKLRARWQCLSKRNDCGLDVVPTMILACCILHNVCESHGDTFKAEWQVEVCETESPQPGHKQLLSHIMDQSNAEDVRHIFCDYFQQQNN
- the LOC114427337 gene encoding inositol-3-phosphate synthase 1-A-like, which produces MSVNIHINSPNVKYTDTHIEALYAYQTTSVHRDGKKVTVTPCTTEMTFRTERRVPRLGVMLVGWGGNNGTTVMAAVLANKLGLTWKTKTGEKKANYYGSLLQASTVCLGSGLEGEVNVPFRDLLPMVHPNDIVFDGWDISSMDLASAMERAQVLDWSLQEQLRPYMSDLKPRPSIYIPEFIAANQESRADNILSGTMAEQVEQIRADIRDFRQSSGVDKVIVLWTANTERFCDVIPGVNDTAKSLLATIQAGAEVSPSTLFAVASILEGCAYINGSPQNTFVPGAVELAMQRGVFIGGDDFKSGQTKIKSVLVDFLVSAGIKPTSIVSYNHLGNNDGKNLSAPQQFRSKEISKSNVVDDMVQSNPILYQPGEKPDHCVVIKYVPCVGDSKRAMDEYTSEIMMGGINTIALHNTCEDSLLASPIILDLVILTELCQRITVQPQGEEDFQSFHSVLALLSFLCKAPLVPCGTPVINAFFRQRASIENIMRACLGLPPQNHMLLEHKLQRNFLPPHTPHVGSDMAFPKKVALTNGNHITLTNGIYAHEEDAARTL
- the tpgs1 gene encoding tubulin polyglutamylase complex subunit 1 isoform X2 gives rise to the protein MPAGKATKSDGDREFLSQAGVGELLRGAILKMVEARSDDPIGFLADHFCNLASVTDTGAQEQQLLNRALWHLRLAHHSQRSAFSNNVRVAYDLLNLTTPRGGGVSGSLYTHTLQCLCSEGGVPASTSAPLLRCLHCHNHEAVPYDVFRYGVLTCAVFSDYIRQAQRLYAEVCSPDAGPASRALGLAVLGTLKEALETSQGCDAIRYLEASAKISPYKLAHVMVGGQTQGPGGNMDAKEFENEAAELFIARVKVVS
- the tpgs1 gene encoding tubulin polyglutamylase complex subunit 1 isoform X1, with the protein product MADKEKRRSAVPPPGMPAGKATKSDGDREFLSQAGVGELLRGAILKMVEARSDDPIGFLADHFCNLASVTDTGTAGCSSGCGEEEQQLNGGTMCAGAQEQQLLNRALWHLRLAHHSQRSAFSNNVRVAYDLLNLTTPRENVGDAPEGPDGSSADSPTEGVEGGGGVSGSLYTHTLQCLCSEGGVPASTSAPLLRCLHCHNHEAVPYDVFRYGVLTCAVFSDYIRQAQRLYAEVCSPDAGPASRALGLAVLGTLKEALETSQGCDANCCVNANNKACLEANVKAIRYLEASAKISPYKLAHVMVGGQTQGPGGNMDAKEFENEAAELFIARVKVVS